The Trichoderma breve strain T069 chromosome 2, whole genome shotgun sequence DNA segment TCGACAAAGTTGTCCATGCCGAGCTCCATCTTGATCCATTCCACCCACACATCGGCCTATTATTGTGTCAGCCGTGCATGCATATaaaacagaagaaaagaagggaaaataCGAAGCCACTTACCGACTGGGGGAAAACTTCCAGGAACCGATTATAAACCTTGCGAACTTCGTCCAATCTGCTGTTGCGCCTATGGTCGGCAATGAGATTCTCCCAAGCATCCAAGTCGCCTCGAGGATCCTCTTTGATGCGAGCCTCGAATAACGCTACCGGATCAAGGCTAGCCACAGGTGTTGCAGTCACGTTGGGAGGAGCATTAgtgggaagaggaggggcTGGAGCAATTGCCATCTTGATCTCAGTGGGCTGACCAACTTGACTCTGCGACGCTGAAGGCTCGCCAGGGCCTGCATTgtcttcttggtcatcgtcttcgtcgtcggagGCTTCCACTAAGAAGCCGCCGGACATTTTTGGCTTGGGTGTTGGACGTTGCGAAAGGACAGCGGGAGCGGCGTTTTCAGGGACTGGAGGGTCTGGGAGAACTGTTTCAACGGGGACATATTCGGGATCATAatcccctccatcctctGTTCCATTATCCGCTGATTCACCTGACACATGAGAGTCTTGAGCAAAGTTATCAACTTGTTCGTCGCTATGCTGAGTATGATCGCCTTCCGCGGCCGCAAATCCTTCATTGCCCCACGAAGTGCCTTCGGAAGCCATCTTGAGAGGCTTTCTGTATAATTCAATTGGGAACACCACAGAGAGACCGGCGGGAACCGATTGGGGGGATTGTTTTCGACGATGGGGAACTGTCAATGGCACACGCAAAAGGAAGGGAAACTTGAGGGGCTCGCTACTAGGCAGCGCTGCCAAAGTGCCGCGGCGATTACGGATCGATCGACCTTGCAAGCTGCCAACTCTCGGTTAATAAAATCCTCTGGAGATGGTGATTTTTGAAAGATTCATACCAATGCCACAATGCTAATGCAATGAACAATCCAACGGATAGATACCGTTTGCGTCACTGCCGGCCGGCAAATCGCGTCGCTCGTGGTCAgcgtcgaggtcgaggccACAGCGCTTGCTCGGGAGGGCGTCAAATAGGTATCAATACAGCACGATAAAGCTGCCGTTACAGCTGGGCAGGGCGCAGCAGCGATACCTGGATCAGGGTTCGGGAGCGCGCACCAGGAGCGTGTTTGGCCGAGATGATGCTGTGTCGAGGTGAGACTTGGAGCTCTGAAAATTAAAGTCGCCCAAGCTCCCAATCGGGGAAGGCTGCAGACCAGGCTGGAGTCTTGTCTTGTGAGACAGAGGGAGGTACAGATGCGAGTACCAGTACGAGGTGGCTACCAGGTGGCGACTAGGGAGGTACGTACCTGTTGGTTGGACTACCAGCAATGATCCCGGTCCCGGCGCAGTACTTCCAAGGTAGCCGGAAATATTTGCTACCAGGCACCACAACATCCCACCTGTTGCGGTACACCAGAATCCGTTGGCCAGTGGCACCAGTTGCCAAAATCAAATCACAAGCGCCACACAAACCACTTAACGCGAAGCGCTACGGTCGCGTCTCCAGCCGCTATAACTTgtttcaacttcttcctctcccaatCTGCTTGTTCAGCCTTTCCTCCCTCAAAGTGCAATCGTGTCTTGTCCCTTCTCTGCACAAAAAGCCAGCGATCTGCACGTTcctttgcatttgcatcccACTCTCGGCATCGCCTCTCGCAGCCAGCTTGAAGCATCATCCTTGCCGTTACCGACTTTCTCTGTTGCCCCTCCAACGATTTCTGAATTCCTATCGCGGCTTCGACCCAACCTCTCGCGCAGTTTTTCTCTCCGCTGCGGGTTTCAATTGAGCTCTCTCACGGCACACACATCTACTCTATTGTCCTTTTCGTGTCACAGTTCGTGAATATCCGCCACCATGTCTGTCGTGTCACTTCTTGGGGTCAAGGTGGTCAACAACCCCGCCAAGTTCACCGACAAGTACGAGTTTGAGATTACGTTCGAGTGCCTCGAGCCGCTTGAGAAGGGTGAGTCACGACGATTAAGTCCTTCAGACCCGTTGAAATCTGGTAGCCTAACTCATTGCCTACAGATCTTGAGTGGAAACTGACCTACGTCGGATCTGCTACCTCGTAAGGCgacccccccccccttcccctCGTTGGGCATCAGCTTCCTGCCCTGATTCTAACACATCGCAGGGACCAATATGACCAGGAGCTAGACTCCCTTCTCGTCGGCCCAATCCCCGTCGGAGTGAACAAATTCCTCTTCGAGGCTGAGGCTCCCAACACTACTCGCATCCCCGACGCCGATATTCTGGGTGTCACGGTGGTGCTCTTGACTTGCGCCTACGATGGACGCGAGTTTGTTCGGGTTGGATATTATGTCAACAATGAGTACGACTCGGAGGAGCTCAACGCAGAGCCCCCTACCAAGCCAATCATCGAGCGAGTGAAGCGTAATGTCCTTGCTGAGAAGCCCCGTGTGACTCGTTTTGCCATCAAATGGTAAGTACTTGATTTTTTTCCGTCACGCGCCCAGAGCCAGATTCTAATCGTGCGTTGTTAGGGACTCTGAGGCTTCTGCTCCCCCCGAGTTTCCCCCTGAGCAGCCTGAGGCCGACCTTGTTGCGGACGAGGAAGAATACGGCGCTGATGAGGCCGAAGAGGAGGCCGcagaggaggctgctgccgaagccgctgccaaggagaaggGCGAGGACTCGGAAATGGCAGGCATTGAGAGCGAGCACCAGAACGGTCACCATGACcacgaggaagaagaaatgtccGAGGATGGCAGCGTTGACATTGAGGGCGAGAGCGAAGACGAACtagaggaagaagaagagggcgagggcgaggcggaaggcgatgacgatgctatGGAGGTCGACGACGCCTCGGCTGCTCACAAGCCGGTCACAGTTATGTCTTAGTTGATGCCAAGACACAGCATGAACTAAGCTTCCCCAGGTGCACCGGCGCTGAGCACTTTCCTCATTTGCGGCACCGTTCAGACGGGATGATAGAGTTACGAAGACacgatgggatgggatgggatggcaCCGGTTAGGTGGGAGGGGCGGATAGGCGGCTCGGTATAATTGGTGATATCTTACCCTTGCTCTCTTATGGCAGGAAAAATTACTAGTATATGACGGACATGATGATACCCGCCATGGTGTTGATAATGGATAGAGATTCTGACTAACGGGCATGATCTGGTTTGTCCTCACTGGCATACCCCAACGGGCCACCTTGTCGCTGTGAATATCCGTCTCCGAGTCCCATCATGACAGCTTCAATATGCGTCATTCAATGCGGGAGCGGAGCTCCTTTTGTCTCCGCGCTGGATGGATTGCATCCATTCCATGCAAGATCAGAAGCACCACTGCGCTGGGACAAACTGCTGGCGGGCAAAAGGTTGGCCCTTTCATTCCCTCGAGAGGATTGGGGCTCCGCCTTCAGCCGCACCAACCCGCCTTGTCAAACTCAGCCTCACTTTTTCTCGCCTCACTCTTTGCATTGACAGCGAACGACGACTCTTAACCGCACCAAGACACCGAACTTACTtaagaaaagggagaaggaCAGAGGGAacctcggccttcttcccCGGCCTTGGCTTAAGCCCCAGAGAAGAGCCGCACGTGGTGCGACGTTGACGCCATCAGATCTCATATCACCATCTAGCAGACAGTCTGTGCGGATGCAGCCTATACAATGCCAAGATTCCCACGCATGCTTTTGGCAATGGAATTGCTGGTGTTTTAGCAGTGTGCCTGTGATATGAGTCGGGCGACTCCGATGCTTTCGGGGTGCGTCATCGCTGGGCTCGGTGGAGGGAGGCAGCCGAGTTACGAACAAGAATGATGCTGTATATAAACACCCTGTTGTAAGATACTTCATGATGGCTTTTTATCATGTTTGTTTTCCGATATGTCGTAGAATATTTGTGTATATCGGTTACAGTTTCTGTATTAGTTGATGTCTACTATCATAGTCGTATTCTTTCTATATTGATATATTGCTCAGCTTCCTCCAAGCATGGCTGTGCAACTGCGCAACAACGTCAGCCTGGAGGAGCTCGTCAAATCGGTCGAGCATCACCACGAGCAATACTTGCGCAGCCTCCACAGTTTCCACGAAGTTCTCAACCTCCCAAAGAAAGACGACAGCCGCAACACAATCCAAAGCCTAGCAACTACTCCTCCTTTGCGCGCCTTCACCTTCACTAGCGACGCCAACAGCATCTTGCATGTGCTGCCCCGTCTTCGTCGCGATACTCCCGATACCCACGAACGGCCATCATGTTACCCTTCGCCCAAGTTCTTGCCGCTCACGCCAAATCTCCAAGGAAGCGGCGGCTACGTGATTCCCGATGACGAGATTCCCTTTATCCCTCTGCTGGATCAGGCTTCCACGCAGGGATCTCGCCATCTGCCCGCCGACGCAGCTACCATTTCGTCGTCCCATGTCCACCAGGTGCTCACCCCGATGAGCTTCTCCGACGACATGCTCCTCAGACACCTCCGCGACTCAGAATTCTGCGAAGAGTTTTCTAGTTTGCtggttgatgaagacgagcCTCTGCGGCCGTGGGATATTGATTCGCCACAGTCGTTCCGCGAGTTTGCCGCTGTTGAGAGGGAGCGCTTTGAAAGCTCGACGTTTGAGGTGTacgaggttg contains these protein-coding regions:
- a CDS encoding ASF1 like histone chaperone domain-containing protein, whose amino-acid sequence is MSVVSLLGVKVVNNPAKFTDKYEFEITFECLEPLEKDLEWKLTYVGSATSDQYDQELDSLLVGPIPVGVNKFLFEAEAPNTTRIPDADILGVTVVLLTCAYDGREFVRVGYYVNNEYDSEELNAEPPTKPIIERVKRNVLAEKPRVTRFAIKWDSEASAPPEFPPEQPEADLVADEEEYGADEAEEEAAEEAAAEAAAKEKGEDSEMAGIESEHQNGHHDHEEEEMSEDGSVDIEGESEDELEEEEEGEGEAEGDDDAMEVDDASAAHKPVTVMS